The following are from one region of the Corallincola holothuriorum genome:
- the pyrC gene encoding dihydroorotase → MADTLTITRPDDWHIHLRDEAMLATAVPATARVFARAIAMPNLQPPVVTPADAQAYYQRIQAATPVDSGFTPLMTLYLTDNTTPEMVREAAAQGIVKACKLYPANATTNSAHGVTDLDGLDATFEAMAEVGLLLLVHGEVTADEVDVFDREKVFIDAHLSGIVAKYPQLKVVFEHITTGDAAEFVLASGNNVAATITPQHLMYNRNHLLVGGIKPHNYCLPVLKRNTHQQALQAAVASGSSKFFLGTDSAPHLQHAKENACGCAGCYSAPAALELYAEIFEQIGALDKLEAFASFNGPDFYGLPRNTDTVTLVRDPWQIPATVDVAGKPMVPFYAGETLQWQVR, encoded by the coding sequence GTGGCAGATACGCTAACAATCACCCGACCAGATGACTGGCATATTCATTTACGTGATGAGGCGATGTTGGCAACCGCCGTTCCAGCCACCGCCAGAGTTTTTGCCAGAGCCATCGCGATGCCTAATCTGCAGCCTCCGGTAGTGACACCTGCAGATGCGCAAGCCTATTACCAGCGAATCCAAGCTGCTACGCCAGTAGACAGTGGCTTTACACCGCTGATGACCCTTTACCTGACCGACAACACAACGCCAGAGATGGTGCGAGAGGCTGCGGCGCAAGGAATTGTGAAGGCTTGTAAGCTGTACCCAGCCAATGCCACCACCAACTCCGCTCACGGCGTGACCGATCTCGATGGGCTTGATGCCACTTTCGAAGCGATGGCTGAGGTTGGCTTATTGCTGTTGGTTCACGGTGAGGTCACCGCCGATGAAGTGGATGTATTTGATCGCGAAAAAGTTTTTATTGATGCCCATTTAAGCGGGATCGTCGCTAAATATCCGCAACTGAAGGTCGTATTCGAACACATCACCACTGGCGATGCTGCAGAATTCGTACTGGCCAGCGGTAACAACGTGGCAGCCACGATCACGCCACAACATCTCATGTACAACCGCAACCATCTTTTGGTTGGCGGGATTAAGCCACACAACTACTGCTTACCAGTACTGAAACGTAATACTCATCAGCAAGCACTGCAAGCGGCGGTTGCCAGTGGTTCCAGTAAGTTCTTCCTCGGTACAGATTCCGCCCCACATCTGCAACACGCCAAAGAAAACGCCTGTGGCTGTGCCGGGTGTTACAGTGCGCCAGCAGCACTGGAACTGTACGCTGAGATCTTCGAGCAAATCGGTGCATTGGATAAACTGGAAGCCTTTGCCAGTTTCAATGGCCCAGATTTCTACGGTCTACCGCGCAATACGGATACCGTCACGTTGGTGCGTGACCCGTGGCAGATCCCTGCGACAGTAGACGTTGCTGGCAAGCCGATGGTGCCATTCTATGCCGGTGAAACATTGCAGTGGCAGGTGCGCTAA
- a CDS encoding DUF4893 domain-containing protein, with the protein MEIKNIVCACALLISFTVHADNEWRSYAQENDSVKIDNIFANIDFANTQKFSEFMQEYDELARIKTLLSQPNLPINAEGLLGDWRCRSIQVDNSGIYSYRYFNCKISQTEQNQLLFEKLSGSQKKTGYLFQDSSTDWVFLGGASVNDEPQLHYSGISSESNREYDVIGKLVQKKDKLVIAFDADNSSYELYELIR; encoded by the coding sequence GTGGAAATTAAGAACATCGTCTGTGCATGTGCACTGTTAATCTCCTTCACTGTCCATGCCGATAATGAATGGCGAAGCTATGCTCAAGAAAATGACAGTGTCAAAATTGACAACATATTTGCCAACATTGATTTCGCTAATACGCAAAAATTCAGTGAGTTCATGCAAGAGTATGACGAGCTAGCTCGCATAAAAACCTTACTTTCACAGCCGAACCTCCCCATTAACGCTGAAGGACTACTTGGCGACTGGCGTTGCCGCTCAATTCAGGTCGATAACTCAGGCATATACAGTTATCGCTACTTCAATTGCAAAATAAGCCAGACCGAACAAAACCAACTCTTATTCGAAAAGCTCAGTGGCTCACAAAAGAAGACGGGTTATTTGTTTCAGGACAGCAGCACTGACTGGGTTTTTCTCGGTGGTGCCAGTGTTAATGATGAACCCCAACTCCACTACAGTGGTATATCTAGCGAAAGTAATCGCGAATACGACGTCATTGGTAAGCTTGTCCAAAAGAAAGACAAGCTTGTCATCGCTTTCGATGCTGACAACTCAAGTTACGAACTCTACGAGCTG
- a CDS encoding HDOD domain-containing protein: protein MAIVTGQSESKVLENVVIPPRPEVLIQVSNELKQTDPDVRVIGDAIAKDVSIAAGVLQIVNSAAYKREKTIESIHQAVMLLGLHRVYAVVRSVALRNMVADSYQLEAFWETASDVAHTCMAVASTLEMHDDLDHAYLLGLFHMAGVPVMMHNFDDYGRVKATADCSGWDVVVDEEIASYGTSHIAIGARLAEKWHLPEVVAEAIYLQYTPEQLFNDEVTPEKVTDMVCVLKVARQVVMRTSETLVTEHDWEKVAEPVAEHLHLTEDSLEQLVESLANR from the coding sequence ATGGCGATTGTAACCGGCCAGTCTGAAAGCAAAGTCTTGGAAAATGTGGTGATACCGCCGCGACCAGAAGTATTAATTCAGGTCAGCAACGAGCTGAAGCAAACTGATCCTGATGTTCGGGTGATCGGTGATGCCATTGCCAAAGATGTCAGCATTGCTGCTGGCGTGCTACAGATCGTCAACTCTGCCGCCTACAAGCGCGAAAAAACCATCGAATCAATTCATCAAGCCGTCATGCTGCTGGGTTTGCATCGTGTCTACGCTGTGGTTAGGTCGGTTGCACTGCGCAATATGGTCGCAGATAGCTATCAGCTCGAGGCGTTTTGGGAAACCGCGTCGGATGTGGCACATACCTGCATGGCGGTTGCCTCTACCTTGGAAATGCACGATGACCTCGACCATGCTTATCTGCTTGGTTTGTTTCATATGGCTGGCGTGCCGGTCATGATGCATAATTTCGACGACTATGGCCGGGTTAAAGCCACCGCTGATTGCAGTGGCTGGGATGTGGTTGTAGATGAAGAGATTGCCAGTTATGGCACCAGTCATATTGCCATCGGTGCTCGTCTAGCTGAAAAATGGCACCTACCGGAAGTGGTCGCTGAAGCGATCTATCTGCAATACACACCTGAACAGCTGTTTAACGATGAGGTTACCCCCGAGAAAGTCACTGACATGGTGTGTGTGCTGAAAGTGGCACGACAAGTGGTGATGCGTACCAGTGAAACATTGGTGACCGAGCATGACTGGGAGAAGGTCGCCGAACCTGTGGCGGAGCACCTGCATCTCACTGAAGACAGCCTAGAGCAGTTGGTTGAGTCGCTCGCCAATCGTTAA
- a CDS encoding MBL fold metallo-hydrolase: protein MRSIWLGLLSICFSYSALADDRFADVEIEKTALRNGVYMLTGSGGNIGASAGTDGLLIVDDQYAPLADKISAVLQELSPQPLKYVVNTHMHGDHTGGNAEFGKSATIFAHHHVLERLSQDDSLPRSAMPVVTYADGVTFHFNDLTIEVQHYAKGHTDGDSVVWFKQANVLHMGDLFFNGKFPFIDLKRGGSVMGYLNSVKALSSQVNNETQIIPGHGPLADKAALAVNIEMLETHISWVKTAKAEGKTLQQLLDEGVPEQWKSWSWRFIDEKRWIETLFQGL, encoded by the coding sequence ATGAGATCTATTTGGCTGGGTTTACTTTCTATCTGCTTTAGTTATTCGGCGCTGGCCGATGATCGCTTCGCCGATGTTGAGATAGAAAAAACTGCACTACGTAACGGCGTGTATATGCTCACCGGTTCCGGGGGCAATATTGGCGCTTCAGCCGGCACCGATGGGTTGCTCATCGTTGACGATCAATACGCGCCGTTAGCAGACAAAATCTCTGCGGTATTACAAGAGCTATCACCGCAACCGCTGAAATACGTAGTGAATACCCACATGCATGGGGATCATACCGGTGGCAATGCCGAGTTTGGTAAATCCGCTACCATCTTCGCTCACCACCATGTGCTTGAGCGCTTGTCGCAAGATGACAGCTTGCCTCGCAGTGCGATGCCAGTCGTCACCTATGCCGACGGCGTGACTTTTCATTTCAATGACCTCACCATCGAAGTTCAGCACTACGCCAAAGGTCATACCGATGGCGATAGCGTAGTGTGGTTTAAGCAGGCCAACGTGTTGCACATGGGCGATCTGTTTTTTAACGGCAAATTTCCCTTTATCGATCTTAAACGCGGCGGTTCAGTGATGGGGTATCTAAATAGCGTTAAAGCGCTTTCTAGCCAAGTAAATAACGAAACTCAGATCATTCCCGGCCATGGCCCCCTCGCGGACAAAGCCGCCTTAGCGGTCAACATCGAGATGTTGGAAACCCACATTAGTTGGGTGAAAACAGCCAAAGCCGAAGGCAAGACACTACAACAGCTACTCGATGAAGGTGTGCCCGAGCAGTGGAAAAGCTGGTCATGGCGCTTTATCGATGAGAAGCGTTGGATAGAGACGTTATTTCAAGGGTTGTAA